One Mycobacterium marseillense DNA window includes the following coding sequences:
- the istB gene encoding IS21-like element helper ATPase IstB, whose amino-acid sequence MPAKRTPSAPGDADKLIAHQARLLKAPRIAEHYHRLAEQGRDVGWSLEDYLGAVLAVESNARAESGARQRIRYAGFPAIKTITDFDFTAQPAVDRAQIARLEAGGWLAEARNVVLLGPPGTGKTHLATALAIAAAHAGHRVAFAPATGWITRLAEAHRTNRLEAELRKISRYGLIVIDEVGYIPFDTEAANLFFQLVSTRYEKSSIILTSNLPFSRWGQVFGEATIASAMIDRIVHHADVIALKGASYRIKHTAIESLPSVEADRQADSTP is encoded by the coding sequence ATGCCCGCCAAGCGCACACCGTCAGCGCCCGGTGACGCCGACAAGCTCATCGCACATCAGGCCCGCTTGCTCAAGGCTCCGCGCATCGCCGAGCACTACCACCGGCTGGCCGAACAGGGCCGCGACGTCGGCTGGTCGCTGGAGGACTACCTGGGTGCGGTCTTGGCGGTGGAATCGAATGCCCGTGCGGAATCGGGTGCACGTCAACGCATCCGGTATGCCGGGTTCCCGGCGATCAAGACGATCACCGACTTCGACTTCACCGCCCAACCCGCCGTCGACCGCGCTCAGATCGCCCGACTGGAAGCCGGTGGCTGGCTTGCCGAGGCCCGCAACGTCGTGCTGCTCGGCCCACCGGGCACCGGCAAAACCCACCTGGCGACCGCGCTAGCGATCGCCGCCGCCCACGCCGGACACCGCGTCGCCTTCGCCCCGGCCACCGGCTGGATCACCCGACTGGCAGAAGCCCACCGCACCAACCGGCTCGAAGCCGAACTCCGCAAGATCAGCCGCTACGGGCTCATCGTCATCGACGAGGTCGGCTACATCCCGTTCGACACCGAAGCGGCCAACCTGTTCTTCCAACTGGTCTCCACCCGATACGAGAAATCGTCGATCATCCTGACCTCCAACCTGCCGTTCTCACGCTGGGGACAGGTCTTCGGCGAAGCCACCATCGCCTCAGCCATGATCGACCGGATCGTGCACCACGCCGACGTCATCGCCCTCAAAGGTGCCAGCTACCGCATCAAACACACTGCGATCGAATCCCTACCCTCCGTGGAAGCCGATCGTCAGGCAGACTCAACTCCGTAA